One Ignavibacterium sp. DNA segment encodes these proteins:
- a CDS encoding ABC transporter ATP-binding protein: MNKVVEIKNLSKSFDSLSVLRNVSLTVEEGENMVVFGQSGTGKSVLLKCIVRLMEPDSGEIFIDSKDVLAMDLKQLNDLRKDFGFLFQGAALYDSMTVRENLEFPLIRHFNFTPEERLEKVKSVLEKVSLEEAIDKMPSELSGGMKKRIGLARAIIIDPKLMFYDEPTTGLDPITSKEISLLILELQKSLKMTSIIVTHDLLCAEIIADRAIMLNDGVIMKEGSIADLKSSQDPFLRNFFSNEIIQEHNRRN, encoded by the coding sequence ATGAATAAAGTTGTTGAAATAAAAAATCTTTCTAAATCATTCGATTCACTTAGTGTCCTTCGAAATGTGTCTTTGACAGTTGAAGAAGGTGAAAATATGGTTGTATTTGGACAAAGCGGAACCGGAAAAAGTGTTTTGTTAAAATGTATTGTAAGATTGATGGAACCGGATTCCGGTGAAATTTTTATTGACAGTAAAGATGTTCTTGCAATGGATCTGAAACAGCTTAATGATCTGAGGAAGGATTTTGGATTTTTATTTCAGGGAGCCGCACTTTATGACTCAATGACGGTTAGAGAGAATTTGGAATTTCCATTGATAAGGCATTTTAATTTTACACCCGAAGAAAGATTAGAAAAAGTTAAATCAGTTTTGGAAAAAGTTTCACTTGAAGAAGCTATTGATAAAATGCCTTCGGAACTTTCAGGCGGAATGAAAAAAAGGATCGGACTGGCGAGAGCAATAATAATAGATCCTAAGTTGATGTTTTATGATGAACCAACTACTGGTCTTGATCCAATTACATCAAAAGAAATTAGTTTACTTATTCTTGAGTTACAAAAATCTTTAAAGATGACTTCAATAATTGTAACACACGATTTGCTTTGTGCAGAAATTATTGCTGACAGAGCCATTATGCTTAACGACGGAGTTATAATGAAAGAAGGAAGTATTGCAGATTTAAAGTCATCACAAGATCCATTTTTAAGAAATTTCTTTAGTAATGAAATTATACAAGAGCATAACAGGAGAAATTAA
- a CDS encoding YraN family protein — MTKKSKKDFGKEGEEIAAKYLLEKGFEILKRNYQFSHGEIDIIAMDGETLVFIEVKTRKTLEYGEPEYAITKKKIQQIKKVAELYLFDNEIEEADCRFDVIAIILGSENNPQITHYENAFM, encoded by the coding sequence ATGACTAAAAAAAGTAAAAAGGATTTTGGTAAAGAAGGTGAAGAGATAGCAGCAAAATATCTGTTAGAAAAAGGTTTTGAAATATTAAAGCGGAATTACCAATTCAGTCATGGTGAAATTGATATTATTGCAATGGACGGAGAAACCCTTGTTTTCATTGAAGTAAAAACAAGAAAGACTCTTGAGTATGGTGAGCCAGAATATGCAATTACCAAAAAGAAAATCCAGCAGATTAAAAAAGTTGCAGAATTATATCTCTTTGATAATGAAATAGAAGAGGCTGACTGCAGATTTGATGTTATTGCGATTATACTTGGTTCAGAAAATAATCCGCAAATCACACATTACGAAAATGCTTTTATGTAA
- a CDS encoding MlaD family protein — protein MFKNLANAKLGIFIFLGSALLVVLIFLLGNKGQLFSSTFTIKAYFKNTEGLRNGASVRFGGIDVGAVKSINIVSGTSGRVEVSMRIKEEIKRFIKTDSQASIETEGLVGNKVVVITMGSEKAGEIKDEGTILSKEPLSFADIIGETQGIMAYTKDMTKNLAEIVYKVNQGDGTLGKIINDDELYSVASELTKSADKSLVSLTNELKGVVSLFDELGKGVSDVVTNVNTLVARLDTVLVGVSEGKGLLGSLVSDKGKEGKTLNQILNNLVTVSEDAKTSASRLAENMEALKHNWLFKSYFEERGYWDKEEYEKVLDEKIIELNEKIKILDDKILELKALENNK, from the coding sequence ATGTTTAAAAATCTTGCAAATGCAAAGCTTGGAATTTTTATCTTTTTAGGAAGCGCCTTGTTAGTTGTTTTAATCTTCCTTTTAGGTAATAAAGGTCAGCTTTTTTCATCAACATTTACAATAAAGGCTTACTTTAAAAATACTGAAGGTTTACGGAATGGCGCATCGGTAAGATTCGGGGGTATTGATGTTGGTGCAGTTAAAAGTATAAATATTGTAAGCGGTACAAGCGGCAGAGTAGAAGTTTCAATGCGAATAAAAGAAGAGATCAAAAGATTTATAAAAACAGATTCGCAGGCAAGTATTGAAACTGAGGGACTTGTTGGTAATAAAGTTGTTGTAATAACAATGGGCTCAGAAAAAGCAGGTGAAATAAAGGATGAAGGTACAATTCTTTCTAAAGAGCCTTTAAGTTTTGCTGATATTATCGGAGAAACTCAGGGAATTATGGCTTATACAAAAGATATGACAAAAAATCTGGCTGAGATAGTTTATAAAGTTAATCAGGGAGATGGAACCCTTGGTAAAATTATTAATGATGATGAACTTTATTCTGTTGCTTCCGAACTTACTAAGTCAGCTGATAAAAGCCTCGTTTCTTTGACTAATGAATTGAAAGGTGTCGTTTCTCTTTTTGATGAACTTGGTAAAGGTGTTTCTGATGTTGTTACTAATGTTAATACTCTGGTAGCACGGTTGGATACTGTTCTGGTCGGTGTTTCAGAAGGTAAAGGATTACTTGGTTCACTTGTATCGGATAAAGGGAAAGAAGGAAAAACACTAAATCAAATTCTTAATAACCTTGTTACAGTTAGCGAAGATGCTAAAACTTCAGCTTCAAGACTTGCTGAAAATATGGAAGCCTTAAAACATAATTGGCTGTTTAAAAGCTATTTTGAGGAACGCGGATACTGGGATAAAGAAGAATATGAAAAGGTTCTTGACGAAAAGATAATTGAACTAAATGAAAAAATTAAAATTCTTGATGATAAAATTTTAGAGCTTAAAGCTCTGGAGAATAATAAATAA
- a CDS encoding ABC transporter permease: MTDSKNKTTRKSAFDKKLNDFFIMIAGLWQFQWEFVKQIFVPPYEVEQIRKHMDELGIKTLPIVSVTGFIIGLVITMQMHPVMVRFGAEAFLPGAVGISIVRELAPVITALIFAGRVSSGIGAELGSMRVTEQIDAMEVSGVNPYKYLVVTRVFACTFILPILTVYVIFIAFLGAYIAVVLVQNMTYQYFIDSVIKSVTFGDAIPGVLKTFAFGFIVGIVGSYKGYTATNGTEGVGKAATTAVVVSSLMILIFDMVLVKITLWLWPTV, encoded by the coding sequence ATGACAGACTCAAAAAATAAAACAACAAGAAAAAGCGCATTTGATAAAAAGCTTAATGATTTTTTTATCATGATTGCCGGCTTGTGGCAATTCCAATGGGAGTTTGTTAAACAGATTTTTGTTCCGCCTTATGAAGTTGAGCAAATCAGAAAACATATGGATGAACTTGGAATTAAAACTTTGCCTATTGTTAGTGTTACAGGATTTATAATCGGGCTGGTAATCACTATGCAAATGCATCCTGTAATGGTCAGGTTCGGTGCTGAGGCATTTCTCCCCGGCGCTGTTGGGATTTCTATTGTGAGAGAACTTGCACCGGTTATTACTGCATTAATTTTTGCGGGCAGAGTAAGCTCAGGAATCGGAGCAGAATTAGGTTCGATGAGAGTTACAGAGCAGATTGATGCAATGGAAGTTTCAGGTGTTAACCCTTATAAATACCTGGTTGTAACAAGAGTTTTTGCATGCACTTTTATTTTACCAATTTTAACTGTGTATGTTATATTTATAGCTTTCTTAGGCGCTTATATTGCTGTCGTTCTTGTGCAGAATATGACTTATCAATACTTCATTGATTCAGTTATTAAATCAGTTACATTTGGCGATGCAATACCCGGTGTGTTAAAGACTTTTGCATTTGGATTTATTGTAGGAATTGTCGGTTCATATAAAGGTTATACAGCAACTAACGGAACTGAAGGTGTTGGTAAAGCAGCAACTACTGCCGTTGTTGTTTCGTCTTTAATGATTTTAATTTTTGATATGGTTCTGGTTAAAATTACATTGTGGCTATGGCCGACAGTTTAA